Proteins from a single region of Fundulus heteroclitus isolate FHET01 chromosome 12, MU-UCD_Fhet_4.1, whole genome shotgun sequence:
- the lrrc2 gene encoding leucine-rich repeat-containing protein 2 isoform X1, giving the protein MQQDADKNNSLGHTESGHSVWVRISKQAGESGWRPDANRDAGAMGPNRKVDVPVYDLSMVRGIWEVRVKKHRHRQKKEQERMEKSALARIDQQWQYRIYCKTLKTKELDQLHLYLERSTLSDVQPRGGRLEQKTEVQQQDKRVQQEEEHPGQKSLVFQLEGDGWMDVPRELQWRTYLQEWHIRRTRIRQLPDFLALFTQLTVLEIPKNLLTELPPEIGKLSELRTLNVSYNRLSRVPAELGQCERLERLELAGNRCLRELPFELSSLKQLLHLDISENCFVSIPVCALRMTSLQLLDLSNNHLTDLPQDMDRLEELVTLYVHKNNLSYLPLCLTNISTLKMIVVSGDELTCVPTKLCTDPQLKFIRLYDNPSSQKSRKKEEEKKRKEKEKRRRWREQEEVKDSSEKEFMEAYIGTLKDRDTVPYSTTKVSISCLL; this is encoded by the exons ATGCAGCAGGATGCTGATAAAAATAACTCGCTGGGTCACACAGAGTCCGGTCACAGCGTGTGGGTCAGGATCAGTAAACAAGCTGGTGAAAGTGGATGGCGTCCGGACGCTAACAGGGACGCAG GTGCGATGGGTCCGAACAGGAAGGTGGACGTCCCGGTGTACGATCTGTCCATGGTCCGAGGCATCTGGGAGGTGCGAGTGAAGAAGCACAGACACAGGCAGAAGAAGGAGCAGGAGCGAATGGAGAAGAGCGCCCTCGCCAG GATTGATCAGCAGTGGCAGTATCGCATCTACTGTAAGACTCTGAAGACCAAAGAGCTGGACCAGCTGCATCTCTACCTGGAGAGATCCACCCTGAGCGACGTCCAGCCACGCGGGGGACGTCTGGAGCAGAAAACAG AAGTGCAGCAGCAGGACAAGAGGgtccagcaggaggaggaacatcCAGGTCAGAAGAGTCTGGTCTTCCAGCTGGAGGGAGATGGCTGGATG GACGTTCCCCGGGAGCTGCAGTGGAGGACCTACCTGCAGGAGTGGCACATCCGGAGGACAAGGATCCGCCAGCTGCCGGACTTCCTGGCTCTGTTCACACAGCTCACCGTCCTGGAGATTCCCAAAAACCTGCTGACGGAGCTGCCGCCGGAGATcg GGAAGCTGAGCGAGCTCCGGACGCTGAACGTCAGCTACAACCGTCTGTCCAGGGTTCCTGCGGAGCTGGGCCAATGCGAGAGGCTGGAGAGGCTGGAACTGGCGGGGAACCGCTGCCTGCGCGAGCTGCCGTTTGAG CTCAGCAGCCTGAAGCAGCTGCTGCACCTGGACATCTCGGAGAACTGCTTCGTCTCCATCCCCGTCTGTGCTCTGAGGATGACGAGCCTGCAGCTGCTGGATCTCAGCAACAACCACCTGACCGACCTGCCGCAGGACATGGACAG GCTGGAGGAGCTCGTCACCTTGTACGTCCACAAGAACAACTTGTCTTACCTCCCGCTGTGTCTCACCAACATCTCCACCCTGAAGATGATCGTGGTCAGCGGCGATGAGCTGACCTGCGTCCCGACCAAGCTGTGCACCGACCCGCAGCTCAA gttcatCCGCCTCTACGACAACCCGTCCAGCCAGAAGAGcaggaagaaggaggaggagaagaagaggaaggagaaggagaagaggaggaggtggagggagCAGGAGGAGGTGAAGGACAGCAGCGAGAAAGAGTTTATGGAGGCGTACATCGGCACGCTGAAGGACAGAG ACACCGTCCCCTACTCCACCACCAAGGTGTCcatctcctgtctgctgtga
- the lrrc2 gene encoding leucine-rich repeat-containing protein 2 isoform X2, with the protein MGPNRKVDVPVYDLSMVRGIWEVRVKKHRHRQKKEQERMEKSALARIDQQWQYRIYCKTLKTKELDQLHLYLERSTLSDVQPRGGRLEQKTEVQQQDKRVQQEEEHPGQKSLVFQLEGDGWMDVPRELQWRTYLQEWHIRRTRIRQLPDFLALFTQLTVLEIPKNLLTELPPEIGKLSELRTLNVSYNRLSRVPAELGQCERLERLELAGNRCLRELPFELSSLKQLLHLDISENCFVSIPVCALRMTSLQLLDLSNNHLTDLPQDMDRLEELVTLYVHKNNLSYLPLCLTNISTLKMIVVSGDELTCVPTKLCTDPQLKFIRLYDNPSSQKSRKKEEEKKRKEKEKRRRWREQEEVKDSSEKEFMEAYIGTLKDRDTVPYSTTKVSISCLL; encoded by the exons ATGGGTCCGAACAGGAAGGTGGACGTCCCGGTGTACGATCTGTCCATGGTCCGAGGCATCTGGGAGGTGCGAGTGAAGAAGCACAGACACAGGCAGAAGAAGGAGCAGGAGCGAATGGAGAAGAGCGCCCTCGCCAG GATTGATCAGCAGTGGCAGTATCGCATCTACTGTAAGACTCTGAAGACCAAAGAGCTGGACCAGCTGCATCTCTACCTGGAGAGATCCACCCTGAGCGACGTCCAGCCACGCGGGGGACGTCTGGAGCAGAAAACAG AAGTGCAGCAGCAGGACAAGAGGgtccagcaggaggaggaacatcCAGGTCAGAAGAGTCTGGTCTTCCAGCTGGAGGGAGATGGCTGGATG GACGTTCCCCGGGAGCTGCAGTGGAGGACCTACCTGCAGGAGTGGCACATCCGGAGGACAAGGATCCGCCAGCTGCCGGACTTCCTGGCTCTGTTCACACAGCTCACCGTCCTGGAGATTCCCAAAAACCTGCTGACGGAGCTGCCGCCGGAGATcg GGAAGCTGAGCGAGCTCCGGACGCTGAACGTCAGCTACAACCGTCTGTCCAGGGTTCCTGCGGAGCTGGGCCAATGCGAGAGGCTGGAGAGGCTGGAACTGGCGGGGAACCGCTGCCTGCGCGAGCTGCCGTTTGAG CTCAGCAGCCTGAAGCAGCTGCTGCACCTGGACATCTCGGAGAACTGCTTCGTCTCCATCCCCGTCTGTGCTCTGAGGATGACGAGCCTGCAGCTGCTGGATCTCAGCAACAACCACCTGACCGACCTGCCGCAGGACATGGACAG GCTGGAGGAGCTCGTCACCTTGTACGTCCACAAGAACAACTTGTCTTACCTCCCGCTGTGTCTCACCAACATCTCCACCCTGAAGATGATCGTGGTCAGCGGCGATGAGCTGACCTGCGTCCCGACCAAGCTGTGCACCGACCCGCAGCTCAA gttcatCCGCCTCTACGACAACCCGTCCAGCCAGAAGAGcaggaagaaggaggaggagaagaagaggaaggagaaggagaagaggaggaggtggagggagCAGGAGGAGGTGAAGGACAGCAGCGAGAAAGAGTTTATGGAGGCGTACATCGGCACGCTGAAGGACAGAG ACACCGTCCCCTACTCCACCACCAAGGTGTCcatctcctgtctgctgtga